The Streptomyces sp. V4I8 genome includes the window CACCTCGAAGGGGTCGGTGCTCTGGGACTCGGAGGAGGTGTCGGAGGCCGGGATGCGCAACGGGGTCTGGAGCACGGCGCGTTCGTGGTCGCGGACCAGGAGGCAGACCGTGGACGGCTCGCCTCCCGTGTCACGGACGCGGAGGTGGGAGGCGTACACCGGTGTGACGCGGCCGTTGGCGCCCCTTATGCCGTAGCTGCCTTCCCAGCGCGAGAGTTGGAGGGCCTCGGCGATGCCGGTGCTGGTGCCCGGCGTGTGCGGCCAGGCCGCGAGGTCGGTGAGGGGCTTCCCGGTGACCTGCTCGGCGGCATAGCCGAAGAGATCCTCGGCGTCCTCGTTCCAGGATGAGATGGCACCCGTACGGTCGATCTGGACCACTGCGACGCGGACGCGGCCGTCGGCGAGCGGGAGGAGGTCGGAGGGCAGGGACGGGCCTGCGGCGCGGGTGCCCACCGGGCGTTCGGGGAGGTCCAGTTGGAACCAGACCTGTTTGTGCGTGGGTGTGTACTCGACGCCCCAGCGGCCGGCCAGGGCCGCGCACAGCTGGAGGCCGCGGCCGCCCTCGCGGTCGGGGCTGCCCATGTTGACGGGCGAGCCCTGGAGCGGGATTTCGCGCTCCGGATAGCGGTCGCCCACCTCGATCCGTACGCCTTCGTCACTGCGCAGACACAGAACGTCAGCGGAAGTGCCCGCGTGTACGACGGCGTTGGTCACCAGCTCGCTGGTGAGTACGACGGCGTCGTCGACGATGTCGGCGAAGCCCCACCCCTGGAGGGTGTCGCGGACAAAGGAGCGGGCGCTCGCGACCGATCGCCCGACGGGATCGAAGCTGGCTGCCGCGCGCGCGGTGATCACTGAACTCCTCGGCCGGTTGTCGACGTGCAGGGCTCCGAGGCCGACCGGCTCGCGCCGCTGCTGCGGCATCTGCGTGCCCGTCGGCCGGTCCGGGGGTTGTGCCCCCGGGATCAGTCCGGTGGTCATGTCCGGCTGCCCCTCCGATGCCCGCTCGTGCTCCTCCTGTCACCGCCCAGGCCGGACGGGACCGGCGCGGCTGGACAGCCGCATGCAAGGTTACTTACCTTCGCGGTCCATGCGGATGCCGGTCTGCAGTGTTTCCGTCCGGAGGGTGTGCGGACGATGTGCGAAGCTGCCGAACTGTTATGGCCGGGTTCAGCCGGGGTGAAACACTGGGCAAGCTTCTTGTGAAGGTCCGGTCAGGCTGAGTGTCATTCACGTACCGCGGGCAGCAGCACGTGGTGTGGCCTGGTATATCCGGCAGGAATGCCCAGCAGTAACGGGTACGCCGAACAGTAGAACCCGAGCACAGCAGTAACGGTCGACCCCTGCGGGAGGGACACAGTGGAGTCTGGCGCAGCGACGCGGGGCACTAAGACGCGCGCGAAAGGCGGACAGTCCCTGAGGAACGAACGCAAGACGCGAGGCGGGACCACCACGGTGGACACGGCTGCCCTGAACCGGCTGCTGGCGGCCCTGGTGTCGATGCGTGACGGGAACTTCCGGAAGCGGCTCACGGTGTCCGGGGACGGCGTGATGTCGGAGATCGCCGCCGTTTTCAACGAGGTGGCCGACCGCAATCTCCACCTCACGGGTGAGCTGGCGCGGGTGCGGCGCATGGTCGGGCGTGAGGGCAAGCTCACGGAACGGCTGGAGACAGGCGCCTGTGAGGGCTCCTGGGCTGCGGCGGTCGACAATTCCAACGCCCTGGTCGACGACCTCGTACGGCCCGTCTCCGAGGTCGGGCGGGTGCTGTCCGCGGTGGCCGAGGGTGATCTGTCGCCGCGTATGGAGCTGCGGACGCAGGCGCCGGACGGGACCGGGCATCCGCTGAGGGGTGAGTTCCTCAAGGTCGGGCGGACTGTAAACAATCTTGTCGATCAGCTGTCGACGTTCACCGACGAGGTCACGCGCGTGGCCAGCGAGGTGGGCACCGAGGGCAAGCTCGGCGGGCAGGCACGCGTGCGTGGGATGTCCGGTTCGTGGAAGGACCTCACGGACTCGGTCAACACGATGGCGTACCGGCTGACGGCTCAGGTGCGGGACATCGCGCTGGTGACCACGGCTGTGGCCAAGGGTGATCTGTCCCGGAAGGTCACGGTTCACGTGGCCGGCGAGATGCTGGAACTGAAGAACACCGTCAACACGATGGTGGATCAGCTGTCGTCCTTCTCGTCCGAGGTGACGCGAGTCGCGCGCGAGGTCGGCACCGAGGGTGAGCTGGGTGGTCAGGCGCAGGTGCCGGGTGTGGCCGGCACGTGGAAGGACCTCACCGATTCGGTGAACCTCATGGCCGGCAACCTGACCGCGCAGGTGCGAGGAATCGCGCAGGTGACGACGGCGGTCGCCAACGGTGACCTGTCGCAGAAGGTCACCGTGTCGGCGCGCGGCGAGGTCGCCCAGCTCGCGGACACGATCAACCAGATGACCGAGACGCTGCGGATCTTCGCGGACGAGGTCACGCGTGTGGCCAACGAGGTCGGCGCCGAGGGGCGGCTGGGTGGCCAGGCGAATGTGCCGGGCGCGGCGGGGACGTGGAAGGACCTGACGGACTCGGTCAACACGGCGTTCCGGAATCTCACCGGACAGGTGAGGGACATCGCCGCCGTGACGACGGCTGTGGCCAATGGTGACCTGTCGCAGAAGGTCACGGTGGACGTCTCCGGCGAGATGCTGGAGCTGAAGAACACCGTGAACACGATGGTGGACCAGCTGTCGTCGTTCGGCTCCGAGGTCACGCGTGTGGCGCGTGAGGTGGGTGTCGAGGGTGAGCTGGGCGGGCAGGCTCAGGTGCCGGGGGCCGCGGGGACGTGGAAGGACCTGACGGACTCGGTCAACACGGCGTTCCGGAACCTCACCGGACAGGTGAGGAACATCGCGCAGGTGACCACGGCCGTGGCCAACGGTGACCTGTCGCAGAAGGTCACGGTGGACGTCTCCGGCGAGATGCTCCAGCTGAAGAACACCGTGAACACGATGGTGGACCAGCTGTCGTCCTTCGCCGACCAGGTCACGCGCATGGCCCGGGACGTGGGCACCGAGGGCCGGCTGGGAGGGCAGGCCGTCGTACCGGGCGTGGCCGGCACGTGGAAGGAGCTCACCGACTCCGTCAACGGAATGGCTGGAAACCTCACCGCCCAGGTGCGCAACATCGCCCAGGTCACCACCGCAGTGGCCCGCGGTGACCTGTCGCAGAAGATCGACGTCGACGCGCGCGGCGAGATCCTGGAGCTGAAGAACACCATCAACACGATGGTCGACCAGCTCTCCGGCTTCGCCGACCAGGTGACCAGGGTCGCTCGCGAGGTGGGTACCGAGGGCCGCCTCGGTGGTCAGGCGCAGGTGCCCGGCGTCGCCGGTGTGTGGCGGGACCTGACCGACTCCGTGAACGGAATGGCAGGAAACCTTACGGCCCAGGTGCGCAACATTGCGCAGGTCGCCACCGCGGTGGCCCGGGGTGACCTCTCGCAGAAGATCACCGTGGACGCGCGCGGCGAGATCCTGGAGCTCAAGAACACGCTGAACACGATGGTGGACCAGCTGTCGTCGTTCGCCGAGGAGGTCACCCGAGTCGCCCGCGAGGTGGGTACGGAGGGCCAGCTCGGCGGTCAGGCCGAGGTGCAGGGCGTCTCCGGCACCTGGAAGGACCTCACCCAGTCCGTGAACTTCATGGCGAACAACCTGACCATCCAGGTGCGTCAGATCGCCGAGGTCACGACCGCGGTCGCCAAGGGTGACCTGTCCAAGAAGATCACCGTTGACGCCAAGGGCGAGATTCTCGAGCTGGTCACGACCGTCAACACGATGGTCGACCAGCTCTCCAGCTTCGCCGAGCAGGTGACCCGGGTGGCCCGCGAGGTGGGCACCGAGGGCATCCTGGGCGGCCAGGCGCACGTGCCCGGCGTCACGGGTATCTGGAAGGACCTCAGCGGCAACGTCAACCTGATGGCCAAGAACCTGACCATGCAGGTGCGGAACATCTCCCAGGTCGCGGCCGCCGTCGCCAACGGTGACCTGACGCGGACGGTGACGATCGAGGCACGTGGTGAGGTCGCGCAGCTCGCCGACACCTTCAACACGATGGTCAAGACGCTGAGTTCGTTCGCCGACCAGGTCACCAAGGTGGCCCGAGAGGTGGGTACGGACGGCATCCTCGGTGGTCAGGCGCATGTGCCGGGCGTGGCCGGTACATGGAAGGACCTCACCGAGTCCGTGAACCAGATGGCGTCCAACCTGACCGGTCAGGTGCGCAACATCGCCATGGTCACGACGGCCATCGCCAAGGGTGACCTGACCAAGAAGATCGACATCGACGCTCGTGGCGAGATCCTCGAGCTCAAGACGACGATCAACACGATGGTCGACCAGCTGTCGTCGTTCGCCGAGGAGGTCACCCGAGTCGCCCGCGAGGTGGGCACGGAAGGACAGCTCGGCGGCCAGGCACGCGTGCGTGACGTCGACGGCACCTGGCGCGACCTCACCGAGTCCGTGAACGAAATGGCAGGAAACCTTACTCGGCAGGTGCGAGCCATCGCGCGCGTGGCGACCGCGGTGACCCGAGGCGACCTGAACCTGAAGATCGACGTCGATGCGTCCGGCGAGATCCAGGAGCTTCAGGACTACATCAACAAGATGATCGCCAACCTGCGCGACACCACGATCGCCAACAAGGAGCAGGACTGGCTCAAGGGCAACCTCGCCCGGATCTCCGCGCTGATGCAGGGCCGCCGCGACCTGGAGGACGTGGCCTCGCTGATCATGAGCGAGCTGACGCCGGTGGTGACCGCGCAGCACGGCGCGTTCTTCGTCGCGATGCCGCTCCTGGACGGCAAGGACCTGGCCGCCGAGAGCGACGACCAGTACGAGCTGCGGATGCTCGGGTCGTACGGCTACTCGATGGGTTCCATGCCGACGTCCTTCCGGCCGGGTGAGGCGCTCATCGGGACGGCCGCCGAGGAAAAGCGCACGATCCTCGTGGAGAACGCGCCCAGCGGCTATCTGAAGATCTCCTCCGGGCTCGGCGAGGCCCCGCCCGCGCAGGTGATCGTCCTTCCGGTGCTGTTCGAGGGCAAGGTGCTCGGCGTGATCGAGCTGGCCTCCTTCACACCGTTCACGCAGATCCAGAAGGACTTCCTCAACCAGATCGCCGAGATGATCGCGACCAGCGTCAACACCATCTCGGTCAACACCAAGACCGAGGTGCTGCTGAAGCAGTCGCAGGAGCTGACCGAGCAACTGCGTGAGCGGTCGGCGGAGTTGGAGAACCGGCAGAAGGCCCTCCAGGCGTCCAACGCCGAACTGGAGGAGAAGGCCGAGCTGCTGGCCCAGCAGAACCGCGACATCGAGGTGAAGAACACCGAGATCGAGGAGGCACGGCAGGTCCTGGAGGAGCGTGCCGAGCAGCTGGCCGTGTCGATGCGCTACAAGAGCGAGTTCCTCGCCAACATGTCGCACGAGCTGCGTACGCCGCTGAACTCGCTGCTGATCCTGGCCAAGCTGCTCGCCGACAACGCCGAGGGCAACCTCTCGCCCAAGCAGGTCGAGTTCGCCGAGACGATCCACGGCGCGGGCTCGGACCTGCTCCAGCTGATCAACGACATCCTGGACCTGTCGAAGGTCGAGGCGGGCAAGATGGACGTCTCCCCGACGCGTATCGCGCTCGTCCAGCTCGTGGACTACGTGGAGGCGACCTTCCGCCCGCTGACCGCGGAGAAGGGGCTGGACCTGTCCGTACGGGTCTCGCCGGAGCTGCCGGCCACGCTGCACACCGACGAGCAGAGGCTGCTGCAGGTGCTGCGCAACCTGTTGTCCAACGCGGTCAAGTTCACCGACTCCGGGTCGGTGGAGCTGGTCATCCGGCCGGCCGGGATGGACGTGCCGCAGAAGATCCGGGAGCAGCTGCTGGAGGCCGGTTCGCTGACCGAGGCGGACGCGCCGCTGATCGCGTTCTCCGTGACCGACACCGGCATCGGGATCGCGGCCAGCAAGATGCGGGTGATCTTCGAGGCGTTCAAGCAGGCGGACGGCACGACGAGCCGCAAGTACGGCGGTACGGGGTTGGGGCTGTCGATCTCGCGGGAGATCGCCCAGCTGCTCGGCGGGGAGATCCACGCGCAGAGCGAACCGGGGCGTGGCTCGACGTTCACGCTGTATTTGCCGCTGCACCCGAGCGAACTGCCTCCGCACGGCTACCAGCAGCAGCTGCCGCCTCTCGACGCGGGCGCCCTGGTGGCCTCGGCGGCCGAGCTGGCGGAGCTGGCGGAGCTGGCCGACGTGGAGGTGGAGACGCCGGCCGAGGTGCGGTCGTACCGGGAGACGCAGAACGGCGCCGCGGCGCTCTTCAGGCGCCGCCGCAGGGCCGCGAGCGAGCTCGAGCAGCGGCCGGCGCAGCAGGAGCAGTGGTCGGCGCCGGAGCCGGAGAGGGCGCCGCAGTCCCGCCGGGGCATCCGGTTCGGCGGGGAGAAGGTGCTGATCGTCGACGACGACATCCGTAACGTCTTCGCGCTGACGAGCGTCCTGGAGCAGCACGGCCTGTCCGTGCTGTACGCGGAGAACGGCCGGGAGGGCATCGAGGTCCTGGAGCAGCACGACGACGTGGCGGTCGTCCTGATGGACATCATGATGCCCGAGATGGACGGGTACGCGACGACCACGGCGATCCGCAGGATGCCGCAGTTCGCCGGGCTCCCGATCATTGCGCTCACCGCGAAGGCGATGAAGGGCGACCGGGAGAAGGCGATCGAGTCGGGCGCCTCCGATTACGTGACCAAGCCGGTCGATCCCGATCATCTGCTGGCGGTGATGGACCAGTGGATGAGGGAGCAGTGACCGGAGCTGACAGTGTTCACGCGGAGTTGCTGACTCAGTGTGCTCGAAGCCGTGTAGAACTGCGGGATTCGGGGAACCTTCTGGTCTCCCGCTACGTTTCTGCTACGTGCACAGTGACATCGCGGTGACAGGGTGTGGCGACAGGCGGGGTGCGGCTACCATGACCGGCACGAGGGCGGGCGGCGTAAGGGAGTCGTCCCCTGGGGCGGAGCCCGGTGCACTGCCGGGGCGAGGAGGGCGGGCCATGGTGCAGAAGGCCAAGATCCTCCTGGTCGATGACCGGCCGGAGAATCTGCTGGCGCTGGAGGCGATCCTCTCTGCGCTCGATCAGACCCTGGTGCGGGCATCGTCCGGGGAGGAAGCGCTCAAAGCACTGCTGACGGACGACTTCGCGGTCATTCTGCTGGACGTCCAGATGCCGGGAATGGATGGTTTCGAAACCGCGGCGCACATCAAGCGGCGGGAACGGACCCGGGACATCCCGATCATCTTCCTCACCGCGATCAACCACGGCCCGCATCACACCTTCCGTGGCTACGCGGCGGGCGCGGTCGACTACATCTCCAAGCCGTTCGACCCGTGGGTGCTGCGGGCGAAGGTCTCGGTTTTCGTCGAGCTGTACATGAAGAACTGCCAGCTGCGTGAGCAGGCGGCGCTGCTGCGGCTCCAGTTGGAGGGCGGCGGCAAGGCCTCGGGTGCCGACTCGAAGGAGCCGGCGGGGCTGCTGGCCGAGCTGTCGGCGCGGCTCGCGGCGGTCGAGGAGCAGGCCGAGGCGCTGTCCAAGCAGCTTGACGACGAGTCGGCGGACGCGGCGGCGGTGGCCACGGCGGCCCATCTCGAACGCAAACTCACGGGGTTGCGGCGGGCCCTGGACGCGCTGGAGCCGGGCACCGGGAGCACGTCCTCGGTGCCCTCGCAGAACTGACGTCGCGGCGGCGCGGGTTGACGCGCGACCGCCCCGGGGCGTCCAGCGTGTGACCGGTCCATGAACCGGCGTCAGCTCGCCGCCTCCGTAAGGGCGACACGAACGGGTGAAGCAGTGGGCACACGTGTCCGCTGTCTTCTCCACCGGTAACCTCACACCCATGGCCTCACGTCCCTCCGCAGCCAAGAAGCCGCCCGCGAAGAAGGCGGCCGCTTCCGCGAAGGCCCCGGCGAAGAAGGCCGCTGCCAAGAAAGCCCCCGCGAAGAAGGCGCCGGCCAAAAAGGCCGCGGCGAAGAAAGCCGTGCCCCCGCCCAAGCCGGCACCCAACCCCACCGGGGGCATCTACCGGCTCGTGCGCGCCGTCTGGCTCGGGCTGGCGCACGCGGTCGGTGCCGTCTTCCGCGGCATAGGGCAGGGCGCGAAGAACCTCGACCCCGCCCATCGCAAGGACGGCGTCGCGCTGTTGCTCCTCGGGCTCGCGCTGATCGTCGCCGCCGGCACCTGGTCCAACCTGCGCGGTCCCGTCGGTGACCTCGTCGAGATCATCGTCACCGGTGCCTTCGGCCGGCTCGACCTGCTGGTGCCGATACTGCTCGCGGTCATCGCCGTACGGTTCATCCGGCACCCCGAGAAGCCCGAGGCCAACGGCCGTATCGTCATCGGCCTGTCCGCGCTCGTCATCGGTGTGCTCGGCCAGGTCCACGTCGCCGTCGGCTCGCCCGCCCGCAGCGAGGGCATGCAGGCCATAAGGGACGCCGGCGGGCTGATCGGCTGGGGCGCGGCGACCCCGCTGACGTACACCATGGGCGAGGTCCTCGCCGTACCGCTCCTCGTGCTGCTCACGATCTTCGGTCTGCTGGTCGTCACGGCCACCCCGGTCAACGCCATCCCGCAGCGGCTACGGCTGCTGGGCATCAAGCTCGGGATCCTGCCCGACCCGGAAGAGGACGACGACGAGTTCACCGAGGACGAGCAGCGCTACGACGACCAGTGGCGTGAGGCGCTGCCCGCGGCGCGCGGACGTAAGCGGCGCTCGGCCCCCGAGGCGTACGACCCCGACAGCGCCGAGCAGGAGGCCCTCTCGCGGCGTCGTGGCCGCCCGAGGCGCTCCGCGGTACCGCAGCCCGAGATGAACCGTCCCATGGACGCTGTGGACGTCGCGGCGGCCGCCGCTGCCGCGCTCGACGGTGCCGTCCTGCACGGAATGCCGCCCTCGCCGATCGTCGCCGACCTCACCCAGGGCGTGAGCGTGGGCGACCGCACGGAGACCACCCCGGTGCCGACGCCGGTCCCGGCCGCGCGGCCCAAGCAGGAGAAGCTTCCCAAGGCCAAGCCCACGACCGAGATCGCGGACCTGACCAAGTCCGAGGTCCCGGACCTCACCAAGGCCGCGCCC containing:
- a CDS encoding HAMP domain-containing protein is translated as MESGAATRGTKTRAKGGQSLRNERKTRGGTTTVDTAALNRLLAALVSMRDGNFRKRLTVSGDGVMSEIAAVFNEVADRNLHLTGELARVRRMVGREGKLTERLETGACEGSWAAAVDNSNALVDDLVRPVSEVGRVLSAVAEGDLSPRMELRTQAPDGTGHPLRGEFLKVGRTVNNLVDQLSTFTDEVTRVASEVGTEGKLGGQARVRGMSGSWKDLTDSVNTMAYRLTAQVRDIALVTTAVAKGDLSRKVTVHVAGEMLELKNTVNTMVDQLSSFSSEVTRVAREVGTEGELGGQAQVPGVAGTWKDLTDSVNLMAGNLTAQVRGIAQVTTAVANGDLSQKVTVSARGEVAQLADTINQMTETLRIFADEVTRVANEVGAEGRLGGQANVPGAAGTWKDLTDSVNTAFRNLTGQVRDIAAVTTAVANGDLSQKVTVDVSGEMLELKNTVNTMVDQLSSFGSEVTRVAREVGVEGELGGQAQVPGAAGTWKDLTDSVNTAFRNLTGQVRNIAQVTTAVANGDLSQKVTVDVSGEMLQLKNTVNTMVDQLSSFADQVTRMARDVGTEGRLGGQAVVPGVAGTWKELTDSVNGMAGNLTAQVRNIAQVTTAVARGDLSQKIDVDARGEILELKNTINTMVDQLSGFADQVTRVAREVGTEGRLGGQAQVPGVAGVWRDLTDSVNGMAGNLTAQVRNIAQVATAVARGDLSQKITVDARGEILELKNTLNTMVDQLSSFAEEVTRVAREVGTEGQLGGQAEVQGVSGTWKDLTQSVNFMANNLTIQVRQIAEVTTAVAKGDLSKKITVDAKGEILELVTTVNTMVDQLSSFAEQVTRVAREVGTEGILGGQAHVPGVTGIWKDLSGNVNLMAKNLTMQVRNISQVAAAVANGDLTRTVTIEARGEVAQLADTFNTMVKTLSSFADQVTKVAREVGTDGILGGQAHVPGVAGTWKDLTESVNQMASNLTGQVRNIAMVTTAIAKGDLTKKIDIDARGEILELKTTINTMVDQLSSFAEEVTRVAREVGTEGQLGGQARVRDVDGTWRDLTESVNEMAGNLTRQVRAIARVATAVTRGDLNLKIDVDASGEIQELQDYINKMIANLRDTTIANKEQDWLKGNLARISALMQGRRDLEDVASLIMSELTPVVTAQHGAFFVAMPLLDGKDLAAESDDQYELRMLGSYGYSMGSMPTSFRPGEALIGTAAEEKRTILVENAPSGYLKISSGLGEAPPAQVIVLPVLFEGKVLGVIELASFTPFTQIQKDFLNQIAEMIATSVNTISVNTKTEVLLKQSQELTEQLRERSAELENRQKALQASNAELEEKAELLAQQNRDIEVKNTEIEEARQVLEERAEQLAVSMRYKSEFLANMSHELRTPLNSLLILAKLLADNAEGNLSPKQVEFAETIHGAGSDLLQLINDILDLSKVEAGKMDVSPTRIALVQLVDYVEATFRPLTAEKGLDLSVRVSPELPATLHTDEQRLLQVLRNLLSNAVKFTDSGSVELVIRPAGMDVPQKIREQLLEAGSLTEADAPLIAFSVTDTGIGIAASKMRVIFEAFKQADGTTSRKYGGTGLGLSISREIAQLLGGEIHAQSEPGRGSTFTLYLPLHPSELPPHGYQQQLPPLDAGALVASAAELAELAELADVEVETPAEVRSYRETQNGAAALFRRRRRAASELEQRPAQQEQWSAPEPERAPQSRRGIRFGGEKVLIVDDDIRNVFALTSVLEQHGLSVLYAENGREGIEVLEQHDDVAVVLMDIMMPEMDGYATTTAIRRMPQFAGLPIIALTAKAMKGDREKAIESGASDYVTKPVDPDHLLAVMDQWMREQ
- a CDS encoding two-component system response regulator, which translates into the protein MVQKAKILLVDDRPENLLALEAILSALDQTLVRASSGEEALKALLTDDFAVILLDVQMPGMDGFETAAHIKRRERTRDIPIIFLTAINHGPHHTFRGYAAGAVDYISKPFDPWVLRAKVSVFVELYMKNCQLREQAALLRLQLEGGGKASGADSKEPAGLLAELSARLAAVEEQAEALSKQLDDESADAAAVATAAHLERKLTGLRRALDALEPGTGSTSSVPSQN